The sequence CAACCAGGAGTGTTCAGGACCCCACATAGGGTGACATTGGCCCCTAAGCGAGTCTTGGGATCCCTAGGAGGCACTCCATGCGCGGAGCCACCCACGCCAAGTGGGCCGCATGTGCGGTGGCCGTCGCCCTCGCGGCGACGGCCTGCGGCGGCGGTAGCGACAGTGGCGGAGGCGGCGAGGCGGGCATCATCAGCTCCTCGTGGGGCGACCCGCAGAACCCGCTGGAGCCGGCCAACACCAACGAGGTGCAGGGCGGCAAGGTTCTCGACATGCTCTTCCGGGGTCTCAAGCGCTACGACCCGAAGACGGGCGAGGCCCTCGACATGGTCGCCGAGAAGATCGAGACGACGGACAGTCAGAACTTCACCATCACGCTGAAGGACGGCTGGAAGTTCAGCAACGACGAGCCGGTCACCTCGCAGTCCTTCGTCGACGCCTGGAACTACGGCGCCGACGTGCGCAACAAGCAGAACAACTCGCCGTTCTTCTCCGACATCGTCGGGTACACGGACGTCCACCCGACCTCCGGCGAGCCCAAGGCCAAGACGATGTCCGGACTGGTCGTCAAGGACGACAAGACCTTCACCGTCGCCCTGAAGAACAAGTTCTCCACCTGGCCCGAGACCCTCGGCTACCAGGCCTTCTCCCCCCTGCCCAAGGCCTTCTTCACCGACCACGCCGCCTGGCTGGACAAGCCGATCGGCAACGGCCCGTACACGGTGGACTCGTACACCAAGGGCACGGGCATGAAGCTGCGCAAGTGGGACACCTACCCCGGCCCGGACAAGGCGCAGAACGGCGGCGTGGACCTGAAGGTCTACACCGACAACAACACCGCCTACACCGACCTGATCTCCGGCAACCTCGACCTCGTCGACGACATCCCGGCGCAGCAGCTGAAGAACGTCAAGAACGACCTGGGCGACCGGTACATCAACCAGCCCGCCCTCATCATCCAGACCCTCACCTTCCCGCTGTACGACCCGCAGTGGAGCAAGGAGGGGATGGAGAACGTCCGGATCGGCATCTCCCGGGCCATCAACCGCGACGAGATCACCAAGCAGATCTTCCGCGAGACCCGCACCCCGGCCAAGGACTGGACCTCCCCGGCCCTCGGCGAGAAGGGCGGCTTCTCCTCCACGGTCTGCGGCGACGCCTGCGTCTACGACCCGGCCGCGGCCAAGAAGCTCATCACGGACGCCGGCGGGCTCCCCGGCGGCAAGGTCACGCTGACCTCCAACGTGGACACCGGCTCGCACCGCGACTGGATGGACGCCGTCTGCAACAGCATCAACAACGCGCTGGGCGAGGGCCCGGTCTGCACGGTCAACCCGATCGGCACCTTCGCGGACTTCCGCAACCAGCAGAGCGGCTTCAAGCTGACCGGCCCCTTCCGCTCCGGCTGGCAGGCCGACTACCCCCTGATCCAGAACTTCCTCCAGCCCCTCTACTACACCGGGGCCTCCTCCAACTACGGGAAGTTCAGCAACGCGGACTTCGACAAGCTCGTCGACGAGGCCAACCAGGAGAGCGACCAGGCCAAGGCCGTCGCGAAGTTCCAGGACTCCGAGAAGATCCTCGCCGCGCAGATGCCGGCCATCCCGCTCTGGTACCAGAACGGCAGCGCCGGCTACGCCGAGCGGCTCACGGACGTGGCGCTCAACCAGTTCAGCGTCCCCGTGTACGACCAGATCAAGGTCGGCTGACCCGCCTTTCGGATCGATCCTGGAGCAGTCCATGGGACGTTATGTGATCCGGCGGCTGCTCCAGATGATCCCGGTGTTCATCGGCAGCACGTTCCTGATCTTCTTCATGGTGTACGCGCTCGGTGACCCGGTCGCCGCCCTCTTCGGCGACAAGGCGCCCGACCCCGCCACCGCCGCGCGCATCCGCAAGGACCTCTACCTCGACCGCCCCCTGTGGGAGCAGTACGTCCACTACATGGGCCAGATCTTCCAGGGCGACTTCGGCACGGCCTTCAACGGCCAGCCGGTCACCGAGCTGATGGCCTCGGCCTTCCCCGTCACCCTGCGCCTGACCCTGGTCGCGATCTTCTTCGAGATCGTCATCGGCATCACCCTCGGCGTGATCAGCGGCCTGCGCCGCGGCAAGTCCGTCGACACCACCGTGCTCGTGCTCACCCTCGTCGTCATCTCCGTGCCGACCTTCGTGACGGGCTATCTGCTCCAGTACCTCTTCGGCGTCAAATGGGGCTGGGTGCGGCCCACCGTCTCCCCGGACGCTCCCCTGAACGAGTTGATCCTGCCCGGCATCGTGCTCGCGCTGGTCTCCCTCGCCTACGTCACCCGGCTCTCACGCACCTCCATCGCCGAGAACGTCAAGGCCGACTACGTGCGCACCGCCGTCGCCAAGGGGCTCCCGCGCCACCGGGTCGTCACCCGGCACCTGCTGCGCAACTCGCTCATCCCCGTCATCACCTTCATCGGCACCGACATCGGCGCCCTGATGGGCGGCGCCATCGTCACCGAGCGGATCTTCAACATCCACGGCGTCGGATACCAGCTCTACCAGGGCATCCTGCGCAACAACTCCCCGACGGTGGTCGGCTTCGTGACCATCCTCGTCATCGTCTTCCTGCTGGCGAACCTGCTCGTCGACCTGCTCTACGCGGTCCTGGACCCGAGGATCCGGTATGCCTGACCCCGAGCGTCCCGAAGGGCCCGGCGGCTACGATCCCGTCGGGCCCCGCCCGCGCGAGGCGGTCTCCCCGACCGGCCTGGGCGGACCCATGGATCTGGCCCTGGAGCAGGCCGAGAGCGTCGAGGGCATCGAGAAGACCGGCCCCCGGGGCGGGACCGGCCCCGGCCAGAAGCCCCGCTCCCTGTGGTCCGACGCCTGGCACCAGCTGCGCCGCAACCCCGTCTTCGTCATCTCCTCGCTGATGATCCTCTTCCTCGTGATCATCTCGATCTGGCCGCAGCTCATCGCGAGCGGCGACCCGCTGCAGTGCGACCTGTCCAAGTCGCAGCAGGGCTCCTCCCCGGGCCACCCCTTCGGCTACGACACCCAGGGCTGCGACGTGTACACCCGTACCGTCTACGGGGCCCGCGCCTCGATCACCGTGGGCGTCTGCGCCACCCTGGGCGCGGCCCTGCTCGGCTCGCTGCTCGGCGGGCTCGCCGGGTTCTTCGGCGGCTGGGGCGACGCGCTGCTCTCCCGGGTCGCCGACATCTTCTTCGGCATCCCCGTCGTCCTCGGCGGCCTGGTCTTCCTGTCCGTGGTCACCAGCACCACCGTGTGGCCGGTGGTCGGCTTCATCGTGCTCCTCGGCTGGCCGCAGATCGCCCGGATCGGCCGCGGCTCCGTCATCACCGCCAAACAGAACGACTACGTCCAGGCGGCCCGGGCCCTCGGCGCCGGCAACGGCCGGATGATGCTGCGGCACGTGGCGCCCAACGCCATCGCCCCGGTCATCGTCGTCGCCACCATCGCCCTCGGTACGTACATCGCGCTGGAGGCCACCCTGTCCTTCCTCGGCGTCGGCCTGCGCCCGCCCACCGTCTCCTGGGGCATCGACATCTCCAACGCGGCCTCGCAGATCCGCAACGCCCCGCACATGCTGCTCTGGCCGGCCGGCGCGCTGAGCCTGACCGTGCTCGCCTTCATCATGCTCGGCGACGCGGTGCGCGACGCCCTCGACCCCAAGCTGCGCTGAGGAGCCCGCACATGCTGCTCGAAGTCCGCGACCTGCACGTGGAATTCAAGACGCGCGACGGAGTCGCCAAGGCCGTCAACGGCGTCAACTACTCGGTGGCCGAGGGCGAGACGCTGGCCGTGCTCGGCGAATCGGGCTCCGGGAAGTCGGTCACCGCCCAGGCCGTGATGGGCATCCTCGACGTGCCGCCGGGCCGCATCGCGGGCGGCGAGATCCTCTTCAAGGGCAAGGACCTCCTCAGGATGAAGGAGGAGGAGCGCCGCAAGATCCGCGGCGCCGAGATGGCCATGATCTTCCAGGACGCGCTCTCCTCCCTGAACCCCGTCCTGAGCGTGGGCGCGCAGCTCGGCGAGATGTACGAGGTGCACCGCGGGATGTCCCGCAAGGACGCCAAGGGCAAGGCCGTCGAGCTGATGGACCGGGTGAAGATCCCGGCGGCGAAGGAACGGGTGGGTGACTATCCGCACCAGTTCTCGGGCGGCATGCGCCAGCGCATCATGATCGCGATGGCGCTGGCCCTGGAGCCCTCGCTGATCATCGCGGACGAGCCGACCACGGCCCTGGACGTCACCGTCCAGGCCCAGGTGATGGACCTGCTGGCCGAGCTCCAGCGCGAGCTGAACATGGGCCTCATCCTGATCACCCACGACCTGGGCGTGGTCGCCGACGTCGCCGACAAGATCGCGGTCATGTACGCGGGCC comes from Streptomyces virginiae and encodes:
- a CDS encoding peptide ABC transporter substrate-binding protein — its product is MRGATHAKWAACAVAVALAATACGGGSDSGGGGEAGIISSSWGDPQNPLEPANTNEVQGGKVLDMLFRGLKRYDPKTGEALDMVAEKIETTDSQNFTITLKDGWKFSNDEPVTSQSFVDAWNYGADVRNKQNNSPFFSDIVGYTDVHPTSGEPKAKTMSGLVVKDDKTFTVALKNKFSTWPETLGYQAFSPLPKAFFTDHAAWLDKPIGNGPYTVDSYTKGTGMKLRKWDTYPGPDKAQNGGVDLKVYTDNNTAYTDLISGNLDLVDDIPAQQLKNVKNDLGDRYINQPALIIQTLTFPLYDPQWSKEGMENVRIGISRAINRDEITKQIFRETRTPAKDWTSPALGEKGGFSSTVCGDACVYDPAAAKKLITDAGGLPGGKVTLTSNVDTGSHRDWMDAVCNSINNALGEGPVCTVNPIGTFADFRNQQSGFKLTGPFRSGWQADYPLIQNFLQPLYYTGASSNYGKFSNADFDKLVDEANQESDQAKAVAKFQDSEKILAAQMPAIPLWYQNGSAGYAERLTDVALNQFSVPVYDQIKVG
- a CDS encoding ABC transporter permease, translated to MGRYVIRRLLQMIPVFIGSTFLIFFMVYALGDPVAALFGDKAPDPATAARIRKDLYLDRPLWEQYVHYMGQIFQGDFGTAFNGQPVTELMASAFPVTLRLTLVAIFFEIVIGITLGVISGLRRGKSVDTTVLVLTLVVISVPTFVTGYLLQYLFGVKWGWVRPTVSPDAPLNELILPGIVLALVSLAYVTRLSRTSIAENVKADYVRTAVAKGLPRHRVVTRHLLRNSLIPVITFIGTDIGALMGGAIVTERIFNIHGVGYQLYQGILRNNSPTVVGFVTILVIVFLLANLLVDLLYAVLDPRIRYA
- a CDS encoding ABC transporter permease, whose product is MPDPERPEGPGGYDPVGPRPREAVSPTGLGGPMDLALEQAESVEGIEKTGPRGGTGPGQKPRSLWSDAWHQLRRNPVFVISSLMILFLVIISIWPQLIASGDPLQCDLSKSQQGSSPGHPFGYDTQGCDVYTRTVYGARASITVGVCATLGAALLGSLLGGLAGFFGGWGDALLSRVADIFFGIPVVLGGLVFLSVVTSTTVWPVVGFIVLLGWPQIARIGRGSVITAKQNDYVQAARALGAGNGRMMLRHVAPNAIAPVIVVATIALGTYIALEATLSFLGVGLRPPTVSWGIDISNAASQIRNAPHMLLWPAGALSLTVLAFIMLGDAVRDALDPKLR
- a CDS encoding ABC transporter ATP-binding protein, with product MLLEVRDLHVEFKTRDGVAKAVNGVNYSVAEGETLAVLGESGSGKSVTAQAVMGILDVPPGRIAGGEILFKGKDLLRMKEEERRKIRGAEMAMIFQDALSSLNPVLSVGAQLGEMYEVHRGMSRKDAKGKAVELMDRVKIPAAKERVGDYPHQFSGGMRQRIMIAMALALEPSLIIADEPTTALDVTVQAQVMDLLAELQRELNMGLILITHDLGVVADVADKIAVMYAGRIVEAAPVHEIYKAPAHPYTRGLLDSIPRLDQKGQELYAIKGLPPNLVAIPPGCAFNPRCPMAQAVCRTDVPPLYRVTESPVERTSACHFWKECLHG